The nucleotide window CTTGGTTTCAAGCCGGAGTATTCACTTGAAGACGGGCTATCGAGAACAATTGAGTGGTATAGGGGAAAAGTCAATGAGGAAAGTAGTCCTCACCTCTGATTCCAGGCTTTCATTTTTGAAGAGAAAAACAAAAAGCTCGTACGGCCTTTTTCTGAAATTTTGCAGATAGCTAGCACTTGATATTCCATTCTGACCGGATATAAAAGAAGAAATTGAGTTTGAGGCCACTCCAATGGAAGAAGCTACTCCTTGGGGACTTTGAAGCTCATTGCCTGCTTTTGCTGCAACTCTTGGGCTTTTTGAGCAAGATCCTGGAGCTTGTGCTGTATCTGATGCAGTGCCTCCTGAGTCTTGGCGATGGCACTTTCGTATTCTTTAATTCTTTCATCAAGGTAAGTTATAGCTTCATCCAAGCTCTTCTCAATCGCATAACCGGAACCAACGCTAACTATGGCATTGTGCTTGTCTTCTATCCTTCCCTTTAAGAACGAACCAGCCCCTATTGGAACTAAGATTTCAGGATTCTCTTCTTCAACGTTCTTTAAGCTCTCAAGGGTTTCCTTCACTGCCTGAAACTCGTTCCTCCCAAGGGTTAAAAGTTCAAGGTTCTGAGCTAAAAGCTCTGCCTGGGCCTGTAAAAGCTGATACTCATAAGCCAGCCTCTCAAGTTGTTCCCTGTTTTCCATTCCCATCACCAAAAAAGAGTAACTGAAGAAGTTTTTAAGGGTGTTGGTTAAAAAAGATAAAATATCAAGCGAGTTCCAGGCTGAGTCTTCTAACCACTATGTCCTCAGCTTCTTCCGGCTTTATCTCTTCAATGCCCTGTATGTATATTTTTGACCTCTTAACGCGGTGCTTGCTTCCGATTTCTGAAAGGACGAGCTCTTTGACGTCTTCTGGCTTTAGAGCCCTGTACTCCTTGGTAAACTTGAACTTCTTTCCGTTCTTTTCGAAGATTCCATTAACTCTGAACACCTTAACTTCCATTGTCCCTCACCCCAAAAACCCTAACGCTTCTTCAATCTTAACAATCTCAGGACCCGTTGTAAGGTGGCCAACTACAACACCAAAGGAGTTTGCAATCATGCATGAGCCCACAAAGGGGACACCCATGTTAGCGGTTCCAACATAAATATCAACCTTAAATAGGTCTCTAAGCCATTCAAGTTCTTCGTCAGTTGCCTCGGGGTGAACAAGACCTCCTTTGTTTGTAACAACCCCGACGCTTCCAACGGCGTGGTAGCTAGCTATTATGCCCCTCTCAACTTCGACATCAAAGATATCTTCAAACTGCTTTGCTTCTTCCCTCGTAAACTTCGAGCTTATCAAAGCAGCTTTATCGTTCACAAGTATAAGGTTTCCAAAGGCAGTAAGCTTGCTTAAAACGGGTTCAACTCTAACATCCAGCCCGTTCTCTTCTAGGGAAGTTTTAATGTGCTCAAGTTCGGAGTCCCAGATGTAATAGGGGACTACAATAGCATTTGAGTTTGCGGCAGCGAAAATTCCAACTATCCTGGACTTCATTATGCTGGTTTCAATAACAGGAACCTTTAAAACTTCCCTGAGGACATCAAGCTTCTTCTCTGGAAGCCCTTCCCTAACTAGGGCAAACTTATCAGTAGCCAAGCCGAATACCCCAAGATATGGTGAGTTTTCAAAGTCAAGTCTTTCAATGTGCATTTCCACACCTCGGTTTTCCCTCATTGGAAAAAATTAGGAATCAGGCAAGGTGAACTTCAGCCACCTTGACGCCTTCCTTCTCTTCGATGGTTACCTTGACGCGGAGCTTGCTTGGTGGCTTCTCAATGCCTCTTTCCCAGATCTTTTCGTTAACGTCTGTACCTATTATGACCTCATCTGCCTTTGTGTGCCTGGCTATGAACTCTCTAACAAAGCGAGCGGCTCTTGGAGCTCTCTTCCATCTTGGAACAAGCTTCTTGACCTTTCTAATAGGAACAACGTAAATTCTCTCTTCCGCCATCTCACATCACTCCTTAAGCTTGGTTCTTCTCCAGTATCTTCTCTTGGGGTGAGTCAAAACCTTCCTGTTGGTTTTCACAATAACCCAAACAGGAACTCTCC belongs to Thermococcus bergensis and includes:
- the pfdA gene encoding prefoldin subunit alpha, producing the protein MENREQLERLAYEYQLLQAQAELLAQNLELLTLGRNEFQAVKETLESLKNVEEENPEILVPIGAGSFLKGRIEDKHNAIVSVGSGYAIEKSLDEAITYLDERIKEYESAIAKTQEALHQIQHKLQDLAQKAQELQQKQAMSFKVPKE
- the rpl18a gene encoding 50S ribosomal protein L18Ae produces the protein MEVKVFRVNGIFEKNGKKFKFTKEYRALKPEDVKELVLSEIGSKHRVKRSKIYIQGIEEIKPEEAEDIVVRRLSLELA
- a CDS encoding translation initiation factor IF-6, with amino-acid sequence MHIERLDFENSPYLGVFGLATDKFALVREGLPEKKLDVLREVLKVPVIETSIMKSRIVGIFAAANSNAIVVPYYIWDSELEHIKTSLEENGLDVRVEPVLSKLTAFGNLILVNDKAALISSKFTREEAKQFEDIFDVEVERGIIASYHAVGSVGVVTNKGGLVHPEATDEELEWLRDLFKVDIYVGTANMGVPFVGSCMIANSFGVVVGHLTTGPEIVKIEEALGFLG
- a CDS encoding 50S ribosomal protein L31e; its protein translation is MAEERIYVVPIRKVKKLVPRWKRAPRAARFVREFIARHTKADEVIIGTDVNEKIWERGIEKPPSKLRVKVTIEEKEGVKVAEVHLA
- a CDS encoding 50S ribosomal protein L39e; its protein translation is MARNKPLAKKLRLAKAAKQNRRVPVWVIVKTNRKVLTHPKRRYWRRTKLKE